One genomic window of Mucilaginibacter sp. SJ includes the following:
- a CDS encoding 2,3,4,5-tetrahydropyridine-2,6-dicarboxylate N-succinyltransferase — translation MQDLKKLIEEAWEDRNLLNYNEYTNAIETVIDRLDKGEIRVAEPIGTRWHVNEWIKKAVVLYFPTRQMEEIKTGPFVFHDKMKLKTDYKQTGVRVVPHGIARYGAHLAKGVIMMPSYVNIGAYVDEGTMVDTWATVGSCAQIGKHVHLSGGVGIGGVLEPLQAAPVIIEDNCFIGSRAIVVEGVHVEHEAVLGANVVLTASTKIIDVTHSTPVEYKGRVPARSVVIPGSYTKKFAAGEYQVPCALIIGTRKESTDKKTSLNDALRENNVAV, via the coding sequence ATGCAAGATCTTAAAAAACTGATTGAAGAGGCCTGGGAAGACAGGAACCTGCTGAACTATAATGAATACACCAACGCCATTGAAACCGTTATTGACCGTTTGGACAAAGGCGAGATCCGTGTGGCCGAACCCATTGGCACACGCTGGCATGTAAATGAGTGGATTAAAAAGGCGGTTGTTTTGTATTTCCCGACCAGGCAGATGGAAGAAATTAAAACCGGCCCTTTTGTTTTTCATGACAAAATGAAACTCAAAACCGATTACAAACAAACCGGCGTTCGCGTGGTACCTCATGGTATTGCCCGTTATGGTGCCCACCTGGCCAAAGGTGTTATCATGATGCCCTCGTACGTAAACATTGGTGCTTATGTTGATGAAGGCACCATGGTTGATACCTGGGCTACTGTTGGCTCATGCGCGCAGATTGGTAAACATGTACACTTAAGCGGTGGCGTAGGTATCGGTGGTGTGTTGGAACCACTACAGGCTGCCCCGGTTATTATTGAAGATAATTGCTTTATCGGTTCACGCGCCATTGTTGTTGAGGGCGTACATGTTGAACATGAAGCTGTATTAGGCGCAAACGTAGTGTTAACAGCATCAACCAAAATCATTGATGTTACCCACAGCACCCCGGTTGAATATAAAGGCCGCGTACCTGCCCGCTCGGTAGTAATTCCGGGTTCATATACCAAAAAGTTTGCTGCCGGCGAATACCAGGTACCATGCGCCCTCATCATCGGCACCCGTAAGGAATCAACCGACAAAAAAACGTCGTTAAATGACGCCCTGCGTGAAAACAACGTAGCGGTGTAA
- a CDS encoding ADP-ribosylglycohydrolase family protein, translating to MNRNFYKDVLFGVAVGDALGVPVEFKLREDIAKKPVTDMTGFGTYGQPPGTWSDDSSLTFCLADVLADGYSLQKIADSFVNWLYNEQWTARGEVFDVGMATRVAIERVLHKVRPDLAGEFDESSNGNGSLMRILPLLFYIKDKPVKERFAIAKEVSSITHGHVRSVIACFYYLEFARSLLANNDPESVYQKVKTEVSSFLEGTTINPDEIALFDRLLKGDIYMLPVTEIQSSGYVLHTLEAAIWCLLTTTNYSEAVLKSVNLGLDTDTTAAVTGGLAGLIYGFESIPEHWVLMLARKNDIDALAERLASKYKRN from the coding sequence GTGAATCGTAATTTTTATAAAGACGTATTATTTGGTGTAGCCGTTGGCGACGCACTGGGTGTTCCTGTTGAATTTAAATTGCGGGAAGACATCGCTAAAAAGCCGGTAACTGATATGACCGGTTTCGGTACTTATGGACAGCCGCCGGGTACATGGTCGGACGATAGTTCGTTGACTTTTTGTCTCGCCGATGTTTTAGCAGATGGTTATAGTTTGCAAAAAATTGCCGATAGTTTTGTTAACTGGTTATATAACGAACAATGGACTGCGCGCGGAGAGGTGTTTGACGTAGGCATGGCAACCCGAGTTGCTATTGAACGGGTTTTACACAAAGTACGGCCCGATCTGGCCGGCGAGTTCGATGAATCATCAAATGGCAATGGTTCGTTAATGCGGATTCTGCCTCTACTATTTTACATAAAAGATAAGCCTGTAAAAGAGCGTTTTGCCATCGCAAAAGAGGTATCATCTATAACACATGGACATGTGCGTTCAGTAATAGCTTGTTTTTATTACCTGGAGTTTGCCCGTAGCTTGCTGGCAAATAATGATCCTGAATCTGTTTATCAGAAAGTAAAGACTGAAGTGTCTTCGTTTTTAGAGGGAACAACTATTAACCCTGATGAGATAGCCTTGTTTGACAGGTTATTGAAAGGCGATATTTACATGCTGCCTGTAACTGAGATACAAAGTAGCGGGTACGTACTGCATACTCTTGAAGCGGCAATTTGGTGTTTGTTAACCACAACGAACTATAGCGAAGCCGTATTAAAATCTGTAAATTTGGGCCTTGATACCGATACCACCGCAGCGGTAACAGGTGGATTGGCTGGTTTAATTTATGGTTTTGAAAGTATTCCCGAACATTGGGTACTTATGCTTGCCCGGAAAAATGATATTGATGCATTGGCCGAACGCCTGGCCAGTAAATATAAAAGAAATTGA
- a CDS encoding RNA-binding S4 domain-containing protein has protein sequence MAEREKLRIDKYLWAIRVFKTRTLASDACKAGRIKLDGKNIKPSYEVKIGDVYQVAKGIERKVVKVTGLLENRVDAKTAVNFYEDITPVEQTQAFKSMFHAPILKRDRGTGRPTKADRREIDDLKDNFFEEKEEDPD, from the coding sequence ATGGCCGAAAGAGAGAAACTGAGAATAGATAAATACCTGTGGGCCATCCGCGTGTTTAAAACCCGTACACTGGCTTCTGATGCCTGTAAGGCCGGCCGCATCAAGCTGGACGGTAAAAACATCAAGCCGTCATACGAGGTGAAAATTGGCGATGTTTACCAGGTAGCAAAAGGCATTGAACGCAAGGTTGTAAAAGTAACCGGCTTGTTGGAAAACCGGGTAGACGCCAAAACGGCTGTCAATTTTTACGAGGATATAACTCCTGTTGAACAAACCCAGGCCTTTAAATCAATGTTCCATGCCCCGATACTGAAGCGTGATCGTGGCACGGGCCGTCCCACTAAGGCCGACAGGCGCGAGATTGATGACCTGAAAGATAATTTTTTTGAAGAAAAAGAAGAGGACCCGGATTAA
- a CDS encoding nucleoside deaminase encodes MENTAHEKFMRIAIELAEDNVKRGMGGPFGAVIVKDGMIIARSANRVVPTNDPTAHAEVSVIRLACQELETYNLAGCEIYTSCEPCPMCLGAIYWARIDKIYYANTKADAAAIGFDDHFIYDELGCTMEKRKLPFVQILRDEALTTFKLWETTEHKDHY; translated from the coding sequence ATGGAAAATACGGCACACGAAAAATTTATGCGCATAGCCATTGAACTGGCCGAAGACAATGTAAAGCGTGGAATGGGCGGGCCTTTTGGGGCCGTGATTGTTAAGGACGGCATGATCATAGCCCGCAGCGCCAACCGTGTTGTACCCACTAATGATCCTACCGCACACGCCGAAGTCTCGGTGATCCGCCTGGCCTGCCAGGAGCTGGAAACCTATAATTTAGCGGGCTGCGAAATTTATACCAGTTGTGAGCCCTGCCCTATGTGCCTGGGTGCCATTTACTGGGCCCGTATCGATAAAATTTATTACGCCAATACCAAAGCCGATGCCGCCGCGATAGGTTTCGACGATCATTTTATTTATGATGAACTGGGCTGTACCATGGAAAAACGCAAGCTCCCCTTTGTCCAAATCCTTCGTGATGAAGCGTTAACTACTTTTAAGCTTTGGGAAACAACCGAGCATAAAGATCATTATTGA
- a CDS encoding OmpH family outer membrane protein produces the protein MKTSASVLTKLTLGLAIAGSMAACSQNKTADKPAAATTATPDKETIVYVNSDSLLSKYDYFKDMSKRLEDKGKASQTDLQNRGQAFQRQVAEYQKNQATMPADQRQATEQQLQRKQQELQGYSQNAGAEFQNEQASENAKLYDKIADFVKGYAKEKGYKLVLTYSKANPTVLYGDPSLDVTVDVAKRLNEAYAKDKK, from the coding sequence ATGAAAACCAGTGCTTCAGTTTTAACCAAACTTACTTTAGGATTAGCAATTGCAGGCAGCATGGCCGCTTGCAGCCAAAATAAAACCGCCGATAAACCGGCTGCTGCAACCACAGCAACTCCTGATAAAGAAACCATTGTTTATGTAAACTCCGATTCTTTATTAAGCAAGTACGATTACTTTAAAGACATGTCAAAACGCCTTGAAGATAAAGGCAAAGCATCACAAACCGATCTGCAAAACCGCGGTCAGGCTTTTCAGCGCCAGGTTGCCGAGTACCAGAAAAATCAGGCTACCATGCCGGCCGATCAGCGCCAGGCTACCGAGCAACAGTTACAGCGTAAACAACAGGAATTACAAGGCTACTCTCAAAATGCAGGTGCCGAATTCCAAAACGAGCAAGCCTCTGAAAATGCTAAGCTGTATGATAAAATTGCCGACTTTGTAAAAGGTTATGCAAAAGAAAAAGGCTACAAACTGGTGTTAACTTATTCAAAAGCCAATCCAACCGTATTATATGGTGATCCATCGTTAGATGTTACCGTTGACGTTGCCAAACGCCTTAACGAAGCTTACGCTAAAGACAAAAAATAA